The Lepidochelys kempii isolate rLepKem1 chromosome 5, rLepKem1.hap2, whole genome shotgun sequence genome window below encodes:
- the C5H5orf34 gene encoding uncharacterized protein C5orf34 homolog isoform X3, protein MLSPNRAKIKEKSKWDKKEQLLRALDFRNQFCTSLYLPSSIIPSERKNILLSDISEINWPSPNATDAAECMDNGSVTISSLDGHAYLCMSELQQEFTVQFLCKVSQKYAVSSSFSEKNSNNENKGQHGKSSRSFISEMFPKQMRMENKKEERCWTVNKYRELDKSKDYLNQIKGQDEAPLSLTCCSSEYMWVMQHWSVSSYPEEWKYPLSLALMFYQLHTDNIHKTYVKNKCTRDRTVGSDVLKQSEKTKAVSHLPRALPLSCSAPHLHRWSFCDFFLQRKQDSEHNSHPLLIKIVWCQGIVYRLIHDIENFIEIYPGDGSVFKSEGAFLGNYFTHYSVHKETRQREENMYSANSLPPDTPESPYSICSIITQATRILQYCYKTKLSLTHNYSICCWRMIPGTDGREMLPVPLHETVIPNVGRLVAYSDNKVHALFCDGMTLNMVWDFSSCCGRTQINQGATTGWCKVICPDGAQQLIQINHPGLYERYIETVVAWCRSLNDEEGETLPATERNWSVVAELEKIHRFNFLLQNSNVPNKTSSMKNNPSHITDRQPENSLPEDIGEQSISEALEKTSKVIQDIESLLASSGK, encoded by the exons ATGCTATCTCCAAATAGAGCAAAAATAAAGGAGAAGAGCAAGTGGGATAAGAAG GAGCAACTCCTACGAGCACTAGATTTCCGGAACCAGTTTTGTACTTCCTTGTATTTACCTTCAAGTATCATACCTTCTGAAAGGAAAAAT aTTCTTCTCTCTGATATCTCAGAAATCAATTGGCCGAGCCCCAATGCTACTGATGCAGCAGAATGTATGGATAATGGCAGTGTAACAATCTCATCCTTAGATGGTCATGCTTATCTCTGCATGTCAGAACTGCAACAAGAATTTACAGTGCAGTTTTTATGCAAAGTAAGCCAAAAGTATGCAGTGTCTTCATCTTTCTCTGAAAAAAACAGCAATAATGAAAACAAAGGTCAGCATGGAAAATCAAGCCGAAGTTTTATCTCAGAAATGTTTCCTAAACAGATGAGAATGGAGAATAAGAAAGAGGAACGTTGCTGGACTGTAAACAAATACAGGGAACTGGACAAATCAAAGGACTATTTAAACCAAATAAAGGGACAAGATGAGGCCCCATTGTCTCTTACATGCTGTTCATCTGAATACATGTGGGTTATGCAGCACTGGTCTGTTTCCTCATATCCAGAAGAATGGAAATACCCTTTGTCCTTGGCATTAATGTTCTATCAGTTGCACACTGATAACATACATAAAACATATGTGAAGAATAAATGCACTAGAGATAGAACTGTGGGATCTGATGTTTTAAAGCAAAGTGAAAAAACAAAGGCAGTTTCTCATCTGCCTAGAGCTTTGCCACTCAGCTGTAGTGCACCACATCTACACAG ATGGAGTTTCTGTGACTTCTTTCTACAGAGGAAGCAAGACAGTGAACATAATTCACACCCTCTACTAATAAAAATTGTTTGGTGCCAGGGTATTGTTTACAG GCTTATCCATGATATTGAAAACTTTATAGAAATTTATCCTGGAGATGGATCAGTTTTCAAGTCAGAAGGAGCATTTTTGGGAAACTATTTTACACATTATTCAGTTCACAAAGAAACAAGACAG AGAGAAGAAAACATGTATTCAGCAAACAGTCTGCCTCCGGATACACCAGAAAGTCCATACTCCATCTGTTCCATTATTACCCAGGCAACCAG AATTCTCCAGTACTGTTACAAGACTAAACTTTCATTAACCCATAATTACAGTATCTGCTGCTGGAGAATG ATACCAGGGACAGATGGAAGAGAAATGCTGCCAGTTCCGTTGCATGAAACAGTTATTCCCAATGTGGGAAGACTTGTTGCATATTCAGATAATAAAGTCCACGCTCTGTTTTGTGATGGGATGACCCTGAATATGGTTTGGGATTTCAGCTCTTGTTGTGGAAGAACACAG ATAAATCAAGGTGCTACCACAGGATGGTGTAAAGTAATCTGTCCTGATGGGGCACAGCAGCTAATCCAGATAAATCATCCTGGACTCTATGAAAG ATACATTGAAACAGTAGTAGCATGGTGCAGAAGTTTGAATGATGAGGAGGGAGAGACTCTTCCTGCAACTGAGAGAAACTG gtCTGTGGTTGCTGAACTTGAGAAAATACATAGATTTAACT TCTTACTGCAGAACAGCAATGTTCCAAACAAGACTTCGTCTATGAAAAATAATCCATCTCATATTACTGATAGACAACCAGAAAACAGTTTACCTGAGGATATTGGTGAACAGAGCATCTCAGAGGCTTTGGAAAAAACTTCAAAAGTCATCCAAGATATTGAATCTCTCCTAGCTTCTTCTGGGAAGTGA
- the C5H5orf34 gene encoding uncharacterized protein C5orf34 homolog isoform X4 — translation MKTESLMTLYEDDSVEVHYTDGSRLLLSPCGSEFLFEKALPDSAHPLQPAERIRQRTQFVISTYREQLLRALDFRNQFCTSLYLPSSIIPSERKNILLSDISEINWPSPNATDAAECMDNGSVTISSLDGHAYLCMSELQQEFTVQFLCKVSQKYAVSSSFSEKNSNNENKGQHGKSSRSFISEMFPKQMRMENKKEERCWTVNKYRELDKSKDYLNQIKGQDEAPLSLTCCSSEYMWVMQHWSVSSYPEEWKYPLSLALMFYQLHTDNIHKTYVKNKCTRDRTVGSDVLKQSEKTKAVSHLPRALPLSCSAPHLHRWSFCDFFLQRKQDSEHNSHPLLIKIVWCQGIVYRLIHDIENFIEIYPGDGSVFKSEGAFLGNYFTHYSVHKETRQREENMYSANSLPPDTPESPYSICSIITQATRILQYCYKTKLSLTHNYSICCWRMINQGATTGWCKVICPDGAQQLIQINHPGLYERYIETVVAWCRSLNDEEGETLPATERNWSVVAELEKIHRFNFLLQNSNVPNKTSSMKNNPSHITDRQPENSLPEDIGEQSISEALEKTSKVIQDIESLLASSGK, via the exons ATGAAGACTGAAAGTCTCATGACTCTTTATGAGGATGACTCTGTAGAAGTGCACTATACAGATGGATCCAGACTGCTTCTTTCCCCCTGTGGCTCTGAATTCCTGTTTGAAAAGGCACTTCCTGATTCTGCCCATCCTCTGCAGCCAGCTGAAAGGATTCGCCAAAGGACTCAGTTTGTTATTAGTACCTACCGA GAGCAACTCCTACGAGCACTAGATTTCCGGAACCAGTTTTGTACTTCCTTGTATTTACCTTCAAGTATCATACCTTCTGAAAGGAAAAAT aTTCTTCTCTCTGATATCTCAGAAATCAATTGGCCGAGCCCCAATGCTACTGATGCAGCAGAATGTATGGATAATGGCAGTGTAACAATCTCATCCTTAGATGGTCATGCTTATCTCTGCATGTCAGAACTGCAACAAGAATTTACAGTGCAGTTTTTATGCAAAGTAAGCCAAAAGTATGCAGTGTCTTCATCTTTCTCTGAAAAAAACAGCAATAATGAAAACAAAGGTCAGCATGGAAAATCAAGCCGAAGTTTTATCTCAGAAATGTTTCCTAAACAGATGAGAATGGAGAATAAGAAAGAGGAACGTTGCTGGACTGTAAACAAATACAGGGAACTGGACAAATCAAAGGACTATTTAAACCAAATAAAGGGACAAGATGAGGCCCCATTGTCTCTTACATGCTGTTCATCTGAATACATGTGGGTTATGCAGCACTGGTCTGTTTCCTCATATCCAGAAGAATGGAAATACCCTTTGTCCTTGGCATTAATGTTCTATCAGTTGCACACTGATAACATACATAAAACATATGTGAAGAATAAATGCACTAGAGATAGAACTGTGGGATCTGATGTTTTAAAGCAAAGTGAAAAAACAAAGGCAGTTTCTCATCTGCCTAGAGCTTTGCCACTCAGCTGTAGTGCACCACATCTACACAG ATGGAGTTTCTGTGACTTCTTTCTACAGAGGAAGCAAGACAGTGAACATAATTCACACCCTCTACTAATAAAAATTGTTTGGTGCCAGGGTATTGTTTACAG GCTTATCCATGATATTGAAAACTTTATAGAAATTTATCCTGGAGATGGATCAGTTTTCAAGTCAGAAGGAGCATTTTTGGGAAACTATTTTACACATTATTCAGTTCACAAAGAAACAAGACAG AGAGAAGAAAACATGTATTCAGCAAACAGTCTGCCTCCGGATACACCAGAAAGTCCATACTCCATCTGTTCCATTATTACCCAGGCAACCAG AATTCTCCAGTACTGTTACAAGACTAAACTTTCATTAACCCATAATTACAGTATCTGCTGCTGGAGAATG ATAAATCAAGGTGCTACCACAGGATGGTGTAAAGTAATCTGTCCTGATGGGGCACAGCAGCTAATCCAGATAAATCATCCTGGACTCTATGAAAG ATACATTGAAACAGTAGTAGCATGGTGCAGAAGTTTGAATGATGAGGAGGGAGAGACTCTTCCTGCAACTGAGAGAAACTG gtCTGTGGTTGCTGAACTTGAGAAAATACATAGATTTAACT TCTTACTGCAGAACAGCAATGTTCCAAACAAGACTTCGTCTATGAAAAATAATCCATCTCATATTACTGATAGACAACCAGAAAACAGTTTACCTGAGGATATTGGTGAACAGAGCATCTCAGAGGCTTTGGAAAAAACTTCAAAAGTCATCCAAGATATTGAATCTCTCCTAGCTTCTTCTGGGAAGTGA
- the C5H5orf34 gene encoding uncharacterized protein C5orf34 homolog isoform X1: protein MKTESLMTLYEDDSVEVHYTDGSRLLLSPCGSEFLFEKALPDSAHPLQPAERIRQRTQFVISTYREQLLRALDFRNQFCTSLYLPSSIIPSERKNILLSDISEINWPSPNATDAAECMDNGSVTISSLDGHAYLCMSELQQEFTVQFLCKVSQKYAVSSSFSEKNSNNENKGQHGKSSRSFISEMFPKQMRMENKKEERCWTVNKYRELDKSKDYLNQIKGQDEAPLSLTCCSSEYMWVMQHWSVSSYPEEWKYPLSLALMFYQLHTDNIHKTYVKNKCTRDRTVGSDVLKQSEKTKAVSHLPRALPLSCSAPHLHRWSFCDFFLQRKQDSEHNSHPLLIKIVWCQGIVYRLIHDIENFIEIYPGDGSVFKSEGAFLGNYFTHYSVHKETRQREENMYSANSLPPDTPESPYSICSIITQATRILQYCYKTKLSLTHNYSICCWRMIPGTDGREMLPVPLHETVIPNVGRLVAYSDNKVHALFCDGMTLNMVWDFSSCCGRTQINQGATTGWCKVICPDGAQQLIQINHPGLYERYIETVVAWCRSLNDEEGETLPATERNWSVVAELEKIHRFNFLLQNSNVPNKTSSMKNNPSHITDRQPENSLPEDIGEQSISEALEKTSKVIQDIESLLASSGK from the exons ATGAAGACTGAAAGTCTCATGACTCTTTATGAGGATGACTCTGTAGAAGTGCACTATACAGATGGATCCAGACTGCTTCTTTCCCCCTGTGGCTCTGAATTCCTGTTTGAAAAGGCACTTCCTGATTCTGCCCATCCTCTGCAGCCAGCTGAAAGGATTCGCCAAAGGACTCAGTTTGTTATTAGTACCTACCGA GAGCAACTCCTACGAGCACTAGATTTCCGGAACCAGTTTTGTACTTCCTTGTATTTACCTTCAAGTATCATACCTTCTGAAAGGAAAAAT aTTCTTCTCTCTGATATCTCAGAAATCAATTGGCCGAGCCCCAATGCTACTGATGCAGCAGAATGTATGGATAATGGCAGTGTAACAATCTCATCCTTAGATGGTCATGCTTATCTCTGCATGTCAGAACTGCAACAAGAATTTACAGTGCAGTTTTTATGCAAAGTAAGCCAAAAGTATGCAGTGTCTTCATCTTTCTCTGAAAAAAACAGCAATAATGAAAACAAAGGTCAGCATGGAAAATCAAGCCGAAGTTTTATCTCAGAAATGTTTCCTAAACAGATGAGAATGGAGAATAAGAAAGAGGAACGTTGCTGGACTGTAAACAAATACAGGGAACTGGACAAATCAAAGGACTATTTAAACCAAATAAAGGGACAAGATGAGGCCCCATTGTCTCTTACATGCTGTTCATCTGAATACATGTGGGTTATGCAGCACTGGTCTGTTTCCTCATATCCAGAAGAATGGAAATACCCTTTGTCCTTGGCATTAATGTTCTATCAGTTGCACACTGATAACATACATAAAACATATGTGAAGAATAAATGCACTAGAGATAGAACTGTGGGATCTGATGTTTTAAAGCAAAGTGAAAAAACAAAGGCAGTTTCTCATCTGCCTAGAGCTTTGCCACTCAGCTGTAGTGCACCACATCTACACAG ATGGAGTTTCTGTGACTTCTTTCTACAGAGGAAGCAAGACAGTGAACATAATTCACACCCTCTACTAATAAAAATTGTTTGGTGCCAGGGTATTGTTTACAG GCTTATCCATGATATTGAAAACTTTATAGAAATTTATCCTGGAGATGGATCAGTTTTCAAGTCAGAAGGAGCATTTTTGGGAAACTATTTTACACATTATTCAGTTCACAAAGAAACAAGACAG AGAGAAGAAAACATGTATTCAGCAAACAGTCTGCCTCCGGATACACCAGAAAGTCCATACTCCATCTGTTCCATTATTACCCAGGCAACCAG AATTCTCCAGTACTGTTACAAGACTAAACTTTCATTAACCCATAATTACAGTATCTGCTGCTGGAGAATG ATACCAGGGACAGATGGAAGAGAAATGCTGCCAGTTCCGTTGCATGAAACAGTTATTCCCAATGTGGGAAGACTTGTTGCATATTCAGATAATAAAGTCCACGCTCTGTTTTGTGATGGGATGACCCTGAATATGGTTTGGGATTTCAGCTCTTGTTGTGGAAGAACACAG ATAAATCAAGGTGCTACCACAGGATGGTGTAAAGTAATCTGTCCTGATGGGGCACAGCAGCTAATCCAGATAAATCATCCTGGACTCTATGAAAG ATACATTGAAACAGTAGTAGCATGGTGCAGAAGTTTGAATGATGAGGAGGGAGAGACTCTTCCTGCAACTGAGAGAAACTG gtCTGTGGTTGCTGAACTTGAGAAAATACATAGATTTAACT TCTTACTGCAGAACAGCAATGTTCCAAACAAGACTTCGTCTATGAAAAATAATCCATCTCATATTACTGATAGACAACCAGAAAACAGTTTACCTGAGGATATTGGTGAACAGAGCATCTCAGAGGCTTTGGAAAAAACTTCAAAAGTCATCCAAGATATTGAATCTCTCCTAGCTTCTTCTGGGAAGTGA
- the C5H5orf34 gene encoding uncharacterized protein C5orf34 homolog isoform X2: MDPDCFFPPVALNSCLKRHFLILPILCSQLKGFAKGLSLLLVPTEYEQLLRALDFRNQFCTSLYLPSSIIPSERKNILLSDISEINWPSPNATDAAECMDNGSVTISSLDGHAYLCMSELQQEFTVQFLCKVSQKYAVSSSFSEKNSNNENKGQHGKSSRSFISEMFPKQMRMENKKEERCWTVNKYRELDKSKDYLNQIKGQDEAPLSLTCCSSEYMWVMQHWSVSSYPEEWKYPLSLALMFYQLHTDNIHKTYVKNKCTRDRTVGSDVLKQSEKTKAVSHLPRALPLSCSAPHLHRWSFCDFFLQRKQDSEHNSHPLLIKIVWCQGIVYRLIHDIENFIEIYPGDGSVFKSEGAFLGNYFTHYSVHKETRQREENMYSANSLPPDTPESPYSICSIITQATRILQYCYKTKLSLTHNYSICCWRMIPGTDGREMLPVPLHETVIPNVGRLVAYSDNKVHALFCDGMTLNMVWDFSSCCGRTQINQGATTGWCKVICPDGAQQLIQINHPGLYERYIETVVAWCRSLNDEEGETLPATERNWSVVAELEKIHRFNFLLQNSNVPNKTSSMKNNPSHITDRQPENSLPEDIGEQSISEALEKTSKVIQDIESLLASSGK; this comes from the exons ATGGATCCAGACTGCTTCTTTCCCCCTGTGGCTCTGAATTCCTGTTTGAAAAGGCACTTCCTGATTCTGCCCATCCTCTGCAGCCAGCTGAAAGGATTCGCCAAAGGACTCAGTTTGTTATTAGTACCTACCGAGTAC GAGCAACTCCTACGAGCACTAGATTTCCGGAACCAGTTTTGTACTTCCTTGTATTTACCTTCAAGTATCATACCTTCTGAAAGGAAAAAT aTTCTTCTCTCTGATATCTCAGAAATCAATTGGCCGAGCCCCAATGCTACTGATGCAGCAGAATGTATGGATAATGGCAGTGTAACAATCTCATCCTTAGATGGTCATGCTTATCTCTGCATGTCAGAACTGCAACAAGAATTTACAGTGCAGTTTTTATGCAAAGTAAGCCAAAAGTATGCAGTGTCTTCATCTTTCTCTGAAAAAAACAGCAATAATGAAAACAAAGGTCAGCATGGAAAATCAAGCCGAAGTTTTATCTCAGAAATGTTTCCTAAACAGATGAGAATGGAGAATAAGAAAGAGGAACGTTGCTGGACTGTAAACAAATACAGGGAACTGGACAAATCAAAGGACTATTTAAACCAAATAAAGGGACAAGATGAGGCCCCATTGTCTCTTACATGCTGTTCATCTGAATACATGTGGGTTATGCAGCACTGGTCTGTTTCCTCATATCCAGAAGAATGGAAATACCCTTTGTCCTTGGCATTAATGTTCTATCAGTTGCACACTGATAACATACATAAAACATATGTGAAGAATAAATGCACTAGAGATAGAACTGTGGGATCTGATGTTTTAAAGCAAAGTGAAAAAACAAAGGCAGTTTCTCATCTGCCTAGAGCTTTGCCACTCAGCTGTAGTGCACCACATCTACACAG ATGGAGTTTCTGTGACTTCTTTCTACAGAGGAAGCAAGACAGTGAACATAATTCACACCCTCTACTAATAAAAATTGTTTGGTGCCAGGGTATTGTTTACAG GCTTATCCATGATATTGAAAACTTTATAGAAATTTATCCTGGAGATGGATCAGTTTTCAAGTCAGAAGGAGCATTTTTGGGAAACTATTTTACACATTATTCAGTTCACAAAGAAACAAGACAG AGAGAAGAAAACATGTATTCAGCAAACAGTCTGCCTCCGGATACACCAGAAAGTCCATACTCCATCTGTTCCATTATTACCCAGGCAACCAG AATTCTCCAGTACTGTTACAAGACTAAACTTTCATTAACCCATAATTACAGTATCTGCTGCTGGAGAATG ATACCAGGGACAGATGGAAGAGAAATGCTGCCAGTTCCGTTGCATGAAACAGTTATTCCCAATGTGGGAAGACTTGTTGCATATTCAGATAATAAAGTCCACGCTCTGTTTTGTGATGGGATGACCCTGAATATGGTTTGGGATTTCAGCTCTTGTTGTGGAAGAACACAG ATAAATCAAGGTGCTACCACAGGATGGTGTAAAGTAATCTGTCCTGATGGGGCACAGCAGCTAATCCAGATAAATCATCCTGGACTCTATGAAAG ATACATTGAAACAGTAGTAGCATGGTGCAGAAGTTTGAATGATGAGGAGGGAGAGACTCTTCCTGCAACTGAGAGAAACTG gtCTGTGGTTGCTGAACTTGAGAAAATACATAGATTTAACT TCTTACTGCAGAACAGCAATGTTCCAAACAAGACTTCGTCTATGAAAAATAATCCATCTCATATTACTGATAGACAACCAGAAAACAGTTTACCTGAGGATATTGGTGAACAGAGCATCTCAGAGGCTTTGGAAAAAACTTCAAAAGTCATCCAAGATATTGAATCTCTCCTAGCTTCTTCTGGGAAGTGA
- the C5H5orf34 gene encoding uncharacterized protein C5orf34 homolog isoform X5 produces the protein MKTESLMTLYEDDSVEVHYTDGSRLLLSPCGSEFLFEKALPDSAHPLQPAERIRQRTQFVISTYREQLLRALDFRNQFCTSLYLPSSIIPSERKNILLSDISEINWPSPNATDAAECMDNGSVTISSLDGHAYLCMSELQQEFTVQFLCKVSQKYAVSSSFSEKNSNNENKGQHGKSSRSFISEMFPKQMRMENKKEERCWTVNKYRELDKSKDYLNQIKGQDEAPLSLTCCSSEYMWVMQHWSVSSYPEEWKYPLSLALMFYQLHTDNIHKTYVKNKCTRDRTVGSDVLKQSEKTKAVSHLPRALPLSCSAPHLHRWSFCDFFLQRKQDSEHNSHPLLIKIVWCQGIVYRLIHDIENFIEIYPGDGSVFKSEGAFLGNYFTHYSVHKETRQREENMYSANSLPPDTPESPYSICSIITQATRILQYCYKTKLSLTHNYSICCWRMIPGTDGREMLPVPLHETVIPNVGRLVAYSDNKVHALFCDGMTLNMVWDFSSCCGRTQINQGATTGWCKVICPDGAQQLIQINHPGLYERYIETVVAWCRSLNDEEGETLPATERN, from the exons ATGAAGACTGAAAGTCTCATGACTCTTTATGAGGATGACTCTGTAGAAGTGCACTATACAGATGGATCCAGACTGCTTCTTTCCCCCTGTGGCTCTGAATTCCTGTTTGAAAAGGCACTTCCTGATTCTGCCCATCCTCTGCAGCCAGCTGAAAGGATTCGCCAAAGGACTCAGTTTGTTATTAGTACCTACCGA GAGCAACTCCTACGAGCACTAGATTTCCGGAACCAGTTTTGTACTTCCTTGTATTTACCTTCAAGTATCATACCTTCTGAAAGGAAAAAT aTTCTTCTCTCTGATATCTCAGAAATCAATTGGCCGAGCCCCAATGCTACTGATGCAGCAGAATGTATGGATAATGGCAGTGTAACAATCTCATCCTTAGATGGTCATGCTTATCTCTGCATGTCAGAACTGCAACAAGAATTTACAGTGCAGTTTTTATGCAAAGTAAGCCAAAAGTATGCAGTGTCTTCATCTTTCTCTGAAAAAAACAGCAATAATGAAAACAAAGGTCAGCATGGAAAATCAAGCCGAAGTTTTATCTCAGAAATGTTTCCTAAACAGATGAGAATGGAGAATAAGAAAGAGGAACGTTGCTGGACTGTAAACAAATACAGGGAACTGGACAAATCAAAGGACTATTTAAACCAAATAAAGGGACAAGATGAGGCCCCATTGTCTCTTACATGCTGTTCATCTGAATACATGTGGGTTATGCAGCACTGGTCTGTTTCCTCATATCCAGAAGAATGGAAATACCCTTTGTCCTTGGCATTAATGTTCTATCAGTTGCACACTGATAACATACATAAAACATATGTGAAGAATAAATGCACTAGAGATAGAACTGTGGGATCTGATGTTTTAAAGCAAAGTGAAAAAACAAAGGCAGTTTCTCATCTGCCTAGAGCTTTGCCACTCAGCTGTAGTGCACCACATCTACACAG ATGGAGTTTCTGTGACTTCTTTCTACAGAGGAAGCAAGACAGTGAACATAATTCACACCCTCTACTAATAAAAATTGTTTGGTGCCAGGGTATTGTTTACAG GCTTATCCATGATATTGAAAACTTTATAGAAATTTATCCTGGAGATGGATCAGTTTTCAAGTCAGAAGGAGCATTTTTGGGAAACTATTTTACACATTATTCAGTTCACAAAGAAACAAGACAG AGAGAAGAAAACATGTATTCAGCAAACAGTCTGCCTCCGGATACACCAGAAAGTCCATACTCCATCTGTTCCATTATTACCCAGGCAACCAG AATTCTCCAGTACTGTTACAAGACTAAACTTTCATTAACCCATAATTACAGTATCTGCTGCTGGAGAATG ATACCAGGGACAGATGGAAGAGAAATGCTGCCAGTTCCGTTGCATGAAACAGTTATTCCCAATGTGGGAAGACTTGTTGCATATTCAGATAATAAAGTCCACGCTCTGTTTTGTGATGGGATGACCCTGAATATGGTTTGGGATTTCAGCTCTTGTTGTGGAAGAACACAG ATAAATCAAGGTGCTACCACAGGATGGTGTAAAGTAATCTGTCCTGATGGGGCACAGCAGCTAATCCAGATAAATCATCCTGGACTCTATGAAAG ATACATTGAAACAGTAGTAGCATGGTGCAGAAGTTTGAATGATGAGGAGGGAGAGACTCTTCCTGCAACTGAGAGAAACTG A